A window of Chelmon rostratus isolate fCheRos1 chromosome 18, fCheRos1.pri, whole genome shotgun sequence genomic DNA:
AGTAATTCTCATAATGTCTGTGGACAGAACCAAAACTACAGTGTCTGCACGGCCACAAAATACTTgcagtgtttgatttcatttcatttccagttCAAACCTGACGGTGCTGCACGTACACCACCTACCCAAGCTGGTGTAGATCTCTCGAGTCACATTCAGCGGAGAAGAGGAGAAGCTTTTAGCAAAAAACTGCAGTACGTTATCCTGatggatggacacacacacacgcacgcacgcacacacgcacacacgcacacacgcacacacacacaaacttgtgtTTACTATCATTAAGTACAAGGTCTGAAATTGTTcataacaaaacacaatttcattGATTCATCTGTACATTaattaaatgtgaatttgtAGCACACTGATTACTACAAACCCAATTTCAAAACAGTTAGGACTccgtgtaaaacataaataaaacagaatgcgacaacttgctgatcctttttgataTAAACttacctgaaaacagcacaaagtcaatatatttactggTTGAGCTCATCagtttcactgatttttgtaaatatctgctgattctgaatctgatgcagcaacatgtttgaaacaagtcATCAtcacttcaggaaactgctgtcaggaaacacagtttgactgGAAATGActgattcagtttttatgttttacagagtcCAGACTGTTATGGATTCGGGGCTGTACAGGACTGAGCTGATGAGGCTGCTCAGGACTCACACTGAGGTCGGGGTCGGTCAGAGCTGCACAGAGGTTCCTGCGGAGGCTGCTCCAGCTCTCACAGCTCAGCACATCAGACGGCGGGGCACAGCAGAGGGCCTGCAGGGCCTCCCAAcgcacctacacacacagatttacatCACTCGACCTGAACAACTCTGTCCGTCACATTCACATCGATTCCAAAGATTTGTGCTCTGTGGCCCCTTCAAGCAGAGCAATGTTGAATGTGAGCCTTGTGTCGATGTGTAAGTGAGCCTTTCTACCTCTTTGGATCTGCTGGAGTCAAGTTTTTCGGCCAAAGCTTGCAGCTGCTCCTGCCTGATGAATGCGTAACTCTGGAGATGAAACACAGAATATTATGACCCGCCATAACTCAAACTTTAGAGCTCCACCGTCTGCTTGGCATCACACCAGACGTTAAAGGGTCACTGTGTGGATCTACAGTCACAGACGTCAGAGTTCAGATACAATGCTGGAACTTTAAAAGAGcctaaaaaaagagaaatgaccTGGTTGAAGGAGGAGTCGCTGTCAGAGCAGTTGTCAGTGTACTGGCTGTTGGACTGACTGTGCTGCTTCTCTCGGTGcatctcctccttcctcatctGATCCTCCTCAAATTTGTTGATTAGAGACTCCACCACCATGATCATGGTGTTCTTCAAGGTCTGCATCATCTGCTGGTACCTGTCACAGCAACAAGTGCATTAGAGTATTATTAATGTCACCCAAACCCTTCCCATAAGAGCTGATCTATTCTTATCTGTGACTGAACTGTACGATTCAGCAGAAATCCAACTGACTTGTTATTGCAAAGACCACACTACTAAAATAAAAGATAGAACTCCACAGTAACTTTCTATAATCTCAATCTGGGGGAATATTTGGTCtgcaaaaataaagactttCTTTTTCTAAAGTAAACAACTGCCACCCAGCAGCTAAAGTTATATCAGTGTCATCAGCTTCATGTCATACAATGTTAAGCAATGATATTTATGACACTTGAAATTTTGTCTTGAACAGCAGCTCAAAACAGTAGTTGCATTTAACCTGATGAGAAAATGGGATTTTCTACCTTTCTGACATCTCTGAAAAGCAAGAACACAGTTATtgaacagaatgaaacaaaaatccCTGTTGCTATAcatactgtgaaaataaagGGACACCAAATGGAAACTGATACTTAATCTGGGAATAAATATTATAGAGAGACactggaggatttttttttaggattgCATAGttcacacaaaatgaaatgattatttCTGAAATTACTCCACTGGAAAGCTTTGATGGGCGTTTGAAGAAAAGCGAACAAAGCTCAGAGATTTGTTTGAGCTACACTCACTCATCTGAGTCTCTCGTCCTGCGGGTGACAGCGTGGATCAGGGTGTCATGACCTGAACCTATGGCATGCTGTCCACCTCCTCTGGTCAAGTTCTTGGTCTCTTCTTCCACCACCGTCCCCAGTGAACTCTCCACATACTGACGGAGGTACTTCACAAACTCATAACTGGAATGAGAGCATTGATGGAATAAAACCTATTGTTCAATTTACCTCTTGTGTACTAACGGCATGACAATCAATAAGAGATCCGTAACAAGTGGAAACATACTGTTTGGTATGTATAAAGGTTTTATGTTGAATAGCTGCATAGTGTATATGCTAGCAGGCAGCCGTAATATGATGCACACAACTGTATTATACATCATACAACTTCAATCTATTCATTAATGACTACTGAACAAACAGTTTtagaaaatcagtttttctttttgttctcatGATAGGGGTCCTACTACCACTGTGTTTAAATCTCATACTTACTTGTGGAAGTTCTTGTCAGTCTCCTCCAGGTGAAGGAGGATCTCTTCAGCACATTCGGTCGACGGCGCGACGGAGATCCTGTCGTTGATGCTTCTCAGAAGCTGTCTGAGCAGAGACTGCAACTCCACCTCGTCTTCAGCTGACAGCTGAGACATCTCTGCGGCTGGTCTTTAAGGCAGGACAGAATGGTGCGATTGGTTTTCTAGGCTTgaaatgtgcacatgtatgGTGGTGAGGGGCTAATTCTCCATGTAGTGCTTACCCATGGCTTGACAGACAAATTCAGTTCAGAAAGGAGGACTTGCACttgagtttgttttctttacatgAATTAAgataatgtgcaaaaaaaactCCATGACATGCAGAAACTTGTAAAttgataattttttttctttacaaaaagGTAGAAGAATAAACATCCCCCtcaaacaaagatgaaaagagagctAGGGCATGCTACATATATCTGATAGCAGTTTCTGTGTTCAGCACAGGGCcgtaaacacacagacatctcaAATTTGCCTTTTTCAgcatcagtcagtcaatcatCGCTTCATCAGCAACACGTGTGACAGCGGTGTGGTGAAACAGGAGTTTTCCATGGTGATATAAGGTACTTCATGAGGGATGGTCTACACAGCTGTATACACCCTGGCATATGAGTGAAAATCCGCCAGCAACAATTAATTAGTCTGTGCTGTACACCCAAACGGACTACATGAATATTTACGTTTTTACTTTGAGTCCAAACCTAGCTATCTGTGTCCCTGGTTAGCTGCTAACACCACCACTGGTCCACAGCTAGCTAAAATCACAACGAGCCTATTTTACCTGAAGCTACCAGAGCTGAACGAAAAGAAAACCTCCCCGCTGCACAAACTAACCccccgaacacaaacacatcgtATTCAGTACATTTTAAAGCAGTCACCTTGTGTCTGGACCTGTGAAAGCTTTTCATCCAGGTAGCATTTTGGAAGCCAGCGACAGCCGCGTCTCTATGGAAACGTTCACTTGGCGTGAAGtgtggtgcattgtgggatgtCAAAGAAGCTATAGGCTGCCTCTCTGAGAGTCGGAAATGCAAGCTTCAAGCGTAATATAGGGATAACAAAGGGTTAAAAATTACATGAAAAGTCGAGTCTTAGCTCtatcactcacacactgcaacaAAATTCAACCAGCATCAGTATGAACACCCCTGTATTCATTCTGTTATAACCACTCTTAAACTTAAATAATAACGTacgtttttttctgcatgtctATGAACTCCACACAACTGATGCACACTGTCACGTGACTCCGTGTTTTGCTCCTTCTACCGGGTTCCGTACAGGAGACATCTCTGCCTGCTGAAACTCTGTCAAACCTGACAGCCTCACCAGAAATTGAATATGTAGGAACAACGACATGTTTTCTTCACACGCCAGACTTGCTAGCTAACGTTACGTTTAGAAATCACAACGTGAAAGCTGCTGAATAAGCCgtagctagccagctagcatCACCATCAGCACTGTCAACTATGGCGGCAGTTGacagctttcagtttttgtacagagaAATTTCTCGGTCATGCAGTTTTTACTTTGAAACTCTGGCCCTGGTCGGTGCTCTGTACACCGCCAGCAGGGCGGTAATCCTGCTCCGAGACTGCTGCACGTTGGTCAGGGTTCATTTCCTGCCAAGAATGATCCCGAGCAAGAGGCTGACTCAAAGATTTGGTGACTGGGCTGTCATTTATGGTAAGACGGTGAGAGTCATGATAGATCTGTGTGACAGACTCACTTCCATCCTTTTTAATTTAGTAACTTCACCTTAGATTAAGGTATCACAACAACTTAATTACAAAACTAGGACTGCTGCCAGTTTTAGAGCCTCAGCagtcagtcaattaatcaataaatggATTAACAGAAAAATGATTTAAGTTATTTATTCCACAAAAGATCTAAACATCGGCtgctttcagcttcttaaaATTGACAGTGTGGTGCTTTTCtctatttaataataataataataataatacatttaacttctagtgcacttttcatcggcaggatctcaaagtgctacaaagttaaaaagttaagcaaaatatatatatatttatatttatttctctatttGATATCATAAAAGTcaatttttactattttctcaCACTATGAATAAAGATTGAAAATGAAGGTTTGTTTCCGTTGGAGAAGCTGGAGTCAGGaaatgtttggtgtttgttCCTCATAAATGATGGTTAAGAAACTGTTGTTTGATTTCACGGCAGTAAAATAATCAAGGTCATTATTTTGGAGATGTCACTCAGCAGCTCTCAGGTCTGTGTCGTCGTTCCTTCCTGGCCTGACTTCCATTGATCAACACTGTCCTCTCTCCGTCAGGGGCGTCCGAACCCGTGGCCAAAGCCTATGCGGAGGAGCTGGCCCGGCACGGCGTCAGCATTATCTTCATCACTCAGGACCACACCTCTGTCAGAGACACGGCTGCAGCCCTCTCCCAAAGCTACGGAGTGGAAACTGTTGTCATCCTAGCTGACTTCTCGTTGGACCACGCAGCCAGCAAGCCCATCAAAGAAGCCATGAGGGGGAAAGATATCGGCTTCCTGGTGAACTGTGTGGATGAGTCTTTGGCTTCCCCTCAGAGCCTGATTGAAATGCCTGAGCAGAGCCTGCTGGATTTGGTGAATAAGAACGTTGCGGTCGCGACTCTGATGGCGCGGTTGGTGCTGCCGGGGATGGTGGAGCGCAGCAGAGGAGCTGTGGTCAATATATCATCGGGGGCTTGCTGCAGACCCCTGCCTGGAAGAGTGACGCTCAGCGCCGCCACTGTGAGACCAAACACTGAGGAAATCGGCCTCtagtgcatgcacacacacaccaacatcgCTCCATAGATCTTCTTTTCTGTGCAAAGCCCATTCAGaatgaaatactgtacataaggTTTATTGACGCTGGTATTTCCAAAGAATATAAACCACTTTTTAAAAGTTAAGCCCAACTAAAATGTGAGCGTGAAGCAAACTGCATCTCTTCATTCTTTCTTCTTCCGTCCACTCAGTAAAATCGTGATCATGATGACAATaatcctctttcctctctcctcctggcGTTTCAGGGCTACCTGGACCATTTCTCAAGAGCTCTTCACCTGGAGTACAGCGGCAAAGGGATCTTTGTCCAAAGTCTGATTCCTTTACAGGTAGATTCCTGATATGAGTGTTAACAAGCAGGACTGAACCTGAACGCATTgatataaagttttttttacgcctgcttgtgtgtggacacagtttGAGAGCTTTGGCttcttttgtgaaatgaaaaacctgttttcgtagaaaaacctgtttttaaGGTCAAATCGTTTTGGTGTCGTTAGCAGAATTCAGGTATTTTATCAGAACAGGTTTCCATCGCTAACAAGGACGCAGCAGCAATAAAACAGCAGCGAGTTTCTCCACCCAGTTTATTAGTGCGATACAGCCGTCCTGCAGTCAATCCAACCTTCATGAACAGTGGTTCTGTTGTTTAGCCCAGCCTCCCTGATATAAACAGGGTGGACagaataatagaaacacctctctgtgtaACTCTGTTCAGTGAATGTATGTCTCAaacttgtttttaatattttcactttctcatgcatgttttcagtttgctcTATAATTAAAGGTTCTTATTAGGTGAGCATGAAtaactgcatgtgtgtcagtgcttgatatttacagtgtgtgtttccagataGCCTCAAGTGGTCGACAACCGTCATCCTCATCATCGACAGCATCGCAGAGACAGGGCTGGTTTGCACCAAAGCCAGATGTCTACGCTCGCCACGCCATCTCCACCCTGGGCGTCTCTCACAGGACCACCGGCTACTGGCCTCATACGCTGCAGGTCAGCACAGAATACATCATGATGGCAGATTGTGACTGGTTTCCTCTGTGGGACCAGTGGGCTCACTTTGGTGATGAAGAGTGTGTCACTGATACATTTCCAGTTGTTGTTTCGGTCTGATGATCTGCTTCTGTCGGCTGTTCTTCTTCACAGTATGGACTGATGAGATGTGTTCCCGAGTGGATTTGGGTTCTTGGATCACGTGTGTTCATCAGCTTAAGCTAAGATCTCACTCCTCCATTCAGCACTGAACCCAGTTCTGGATCTCCTCGCTCCTGGAATCACGTAGAGTTTAGTGTCCTGTGCCATTCGTCTGAACGTGTTTAGCTCTCAGGCTGTGGTGAGGTTGGTAGTTAAGAGATTTTCTTCTCTTGGTTTGATAAGGATTTGAAGGGAAGCTGCAGTGAAATTTGAATCTGAAATAATGAATggatgtgtatatatatatatattactccTGTGTGACTGGATGATGGTCTGACAAATCTGTGACGTCCAAAATTAACTCTAGACTCCAGACGACCTGAGATCCGAGGTCTGAGTCTGGGTTTGACCTTGAGTATAAAGTTGCTGATTACCATATGTAGTTTGGTGCCTGGACCTTTATAACAGAGCCTCCAAACTGTTTCAGCCATTTAAACTATTAGATAAATCATTTCAGCGGGCCAATGAGGACCGTGAAGGCCTGGTTCAGTACGACAATATAACACTGAATACTTCCGTGTTCTGCAGAATAGACAGCAGGCGAGTTTAGAAGCCTCAGTACGAGCACTCAGCACTAAATTAAGTGTAATTTAAGTGTAATTTTGCAATAATGTGACTCCAAATCTAAAAACTGAAACTCTACATTGTGACCAAAGCAGGTAGAAATCATCTGAATATGTTCCGACAATGCGAACACGCCTTTAATTTCACGTTCTTGGTCGAATCGAAGGTAAAAGCAGGTGGTGACTGGAAgacttcagcttcagctggatGTGATTCAAACGAGTGAAGAGtcacgttttgttttgttgagaaACTATTTGAgctgtgtttagtttttgtaGAGAgtatttatattaaaatgtgGACAGATTCAGACATAAAGACTTAAACATACAGGACAGTGAATAAAATATCGACTTTAACATAATGTTTGTCATCATAGTACGAAGGTGGAACAATAAAACATCCATTTGCTGGCTGTCCTgtcttcatttctttatttcttattatcagtgtgtgtcttcGATGGTTACTCCTTTATGTGACtggtggctgtttggtttccagcGTGTTGACTGATCTGTCCGCTCTGAAGGCCACAAACGCTCTGTTTGGTGTAAATCATTGACATCCGTGAACCGACGCCACGCCGGCTGCCAGAGTTTAACCTGCGACCCGCTCAGATGAGCCAGGTCACACGCTGTTTGTCAACCTGATGAACACACGTGCTGAAAACACGAAAGCAGAATCTGTGAATGTCGTCGGCGGATGTCGTGACAAAGTCGAGCCAATTTCTGCAGGATGTGAAGGAATTTTGGTTCTTTTCCAGAAAATGCGAACATTCATaagaaatgaaggaaatgtgGTTTGACAATAAACATTTCTACGACTCGTTTTCATGCAAATAACGTTCAGAAAAAGCCATAAAAATCAGGAGAATCAAGGAAATCAGAAGGTCCTgtaggaaaataaaaagcagacaaaTGTGGAAGACCATCAGTAATGGCAATAAAATGACATTCGAACAAATTGTCTGGACTCAAAGCTACGTTTCAGAGAGTTATCAGCAGTGTAGCTGTAGAAAAGCACGACAACGGAGTGTGTACAGGTGAACATCCACCAACCTGAAGCCTGAAACATGAACAGAGGGTTGTTTGTTCACTTAAACAGCAGGACGCCGCAGAAACGCTCATAAATCGACTCTGTGGTGGTCATGAAATGAGAACAGCTACAGCAGGCCAAACTGCCGTAAGacagaaagctccagaacagctactaaatggacttCATGGTGACCAAACGTGAGTTTTTCATTCGTTCGGCGCTTTGATGGCGGTGAAGCGCGCTGACCATCAGGCCGAACGGGTCACATCACTGTCGTTTCCTCCTGCTCTGTATGAAAGCACCTGCCCTTCACTTCCCTTCACTCTGCCAACCGTCTGTACGTGAAGCATGAAGCGTTCATGGGTTTGAATCTTCtttccaccccccccccccccccccccccggtgaagcagagctgcagcaggaataCAACTGGAGCTGGAGGTTTGTTGTTGTGGGTAAGACGGCGTCCTTCCAGATAAGACGCCAAAGTAACACTGAACGAACGGCTTCTTCTTCACTGCGTCTCCTCGACGTCCTGCCGAGACATcgttctcctcatcctcctcttttctctgcgGGTTCGTTCAACTGGTGAGTTGATTTTCAAAAACTGATCTGTTCTCTGTGAGAGAAACCTGCAGACTGATGCATTTATTTGGGAATATGTTGTGGTTCTACAATAATCTGCAGAAGTGGGACTGTAGAGTAGATATGAGAGTGAGTTCATGTGGTCAGAAACACGTTAAAAATAAGAGATTAAAAAATGTGACTGCATCCATCTGCTGTCTGTAACTTAAACCTTCTAACATTCAATCATTCagtcatgtgaaaatgtgagaTTCTTATGAGAATGTTGAACAAATATTATTGTGATTGGACTAAAATCCtaaaaagaagaataaatgaTTTTCCCCTGAGGAAGAACACTGATGAAGGAGCGTTTTAGACATAATCTCTGCAGCTCATCCTCTCGGGCAGCTCACCGTTGGCTCTGCAGCGGGCGAGCTCGCTGCAGCGGCTGGCTGGTTGGTAATCACCAAGGTGAAGGTCTCGGTTTCCAGCAGATAAGTTTGTTTTGGAGACTTGGAATCGGCGGCCGTGGCTTCTATCAGCAAACTCAAGACTGCGAGAAATGATAAAAAGTTTGGCCTTGTTAGAGAGTCTGACTGCTCTGACTTTCCACCCGCAGTGATTTCTGCATCGTTCAGTTCTGTTTGCCAAATATTCTCTTTGGGTCAACCAATAATCGTTCAGAGATTATTCTGTTCGGACGGATTATTCTGATCTTATTTACAGGAAGCAGGACAACTGGCGGCTGAAATGGGTGAATGGGATCTGCTGGGCCGCCTGCTCGATAAAGTGCAGAGTCACTCCACGGTGATCGGCAAGGTCTGGCTCACCGTGCTGTTCGTCTTCCGCATCCTGGTCCTGCGCACCGGCGCTGAGAAGGTCTGCTCACACGTCGCATGCACTCGCATCACAGGGGTTATTAAAGCTCCACTGAGTCAGAAAGCATCACACGAGCTTTTCTGATCATTCTGAGGGGCGGGCAGGGCTGGAAACTTTGTCCCTGCTACACTTTAGACTCTGTGAAGTTTGCGTATTATGCTTCACGTCTCTTATCGTGTCTTTGTAGGTGTGGGGCGATGAGCAATCCGACTTTGTCTGCAACACCCAGCAGCCCGGCTGCGAGAACGTCTGCTACGACCTCGCCTTCCCCATCTCTCATGTCCGCTTTTGGTTCCTGCAGATTATTGCCGTAGCGACTCCGAAGCTGATATACCTGGGTCACGTCCTTCATGTGATCCACCTGGAGAAGAAGGTGTGTCACTGCAGCGTGTGTGGGTGATCGCCTGACTGGATTCGTCAGGCACGCCACGCCTGGAGCTGCCTATTGTTGTATTGTGCTGTGTTAAGTCTGATTGCTCTTGCATAGTTTACTCTTATGTCATAAACTCATTATTTAATTTGTACTTTCCCCCCAGATCTTCAGAGCGTGGTGGAAAATTATCACCATC
This region includes:
- the hsdl1 gene encoding inactive hydroxysteroid dehydrogenase-like protein 1, with the protein product MAAVDSFQFLYREISRSCSFYFETLALVGALYTASRAVILLRDCCTLVRVHFLPRMIPSKRLTQRFGDWAVIYGASEPVAKAYAEELARHGVSIIFITQDHTSVRDTAAALSQSYGVETVVILADFSLDHAASKPIKEAMRGKDIGFLVNCVDESLASPQSLIEMPEQSLLDLVNKNVAVATLMARLVLPGMVERSRGAVVNISSGACCRPLPGRVTLSAATGYLDHFSRALHLEYSGKGIFVQSLIPLQIASSGRQPSSSSSTASQRQGWFAPKPDVYARHAISTLGVSHRTTGYWPHTLQYGLMRCVPEWIWVLGSRVFISLS